The Corynebacterium freiburgense region TCCTTAGGTTGGCGGCTAACCTACTACAACCTGATTCTGGCGTAATTACCAGGCCGGATGGGGTGATTGGTTATTATCCTGCGGACCACACCGATTGCACAGTGCAAGAAGTGCTGAATTATTCCTGCAAAGAGCAATTAGCGGTACAACAAAGATTTTCTGAGCTTACCGCGCTACTTGCTTCAGGGGATTCCATTGCGCAACAACAAATCGCCGATGAATACGATACTGCGCTAACCCAAATGAATGCATTAGATGTCTGGGATCTACCGTCTAATCTGGCACGGCTTTTACATTCTTTTGGGCTTTCGGAGGTTGACCCTAGCCGCAATGTTTCTTCGCTTTCCCCTGGGCAACAAGCCCGCCTGCAATTGACCACATTGTTTCTGTCACGTCCAGCACTAATGCTATTGGATGAACCCACAAACCATGCAGATAAAAAATCCAGAGCATTTCTAATTGAAGAACTCCTAAAGACGGATTGCCCTGTGCTATTTACAAGCCACGACCGGGATTTTATTAATTCAGTGGCAACCAGCATCCTTGATTTAGATACTGAGCCTTGGGCTGCACTGCTTCTTGCCCAAGGCAACCCACTTGATAATGGCGTGTTTCAATGCGCGGGAAACTATTATGAGTTTCTGCTGTGGAAGACAACCGCACGAAAGGCCCATACTGAAATTTATAGTGCACAGCAGGCATATAAACAGCAGCTGATCTGGCATATCCATGCTTCCGAAACTATCGGCCATAAGGATTGGAAACCACGCTCAGAAAGCAGGGTGAGTAGGAAGTTTTATGCGGACCGCAACCAGAAGGCTTCCACAAGGCGTTTGCTTAACGACGCCGTGCGACTAGATCGCCATAGCCAGCTTGAGGTGCGTAAACCACGATACACAGAGACCACCATTAAGCTTCCAACACCTTCTGTTGGGGAACACATTGCTGTGAGCGTACGAGAGGTTTATGTGCCCAAGCGACTCCAGGCTGTTTCTTTTGAATTAGCTGATGGTGAGCATCTTTTAATTACAGGCCCAAATGCCTCCGGAAAATCTACTTTATTGCGCTGGCTGGCTACAGGCCGGCAACCATTGGGAGCAGAGGGTTCCATGTTTATTGCAGGGACTATTGGATATATGCCTCAAAGTTTGCCTGTTTCGGGGCTAGAAAATGAACTTACCAATGAACAAAAGAAGGGTTTCCTCCATCCAAAATTTTGGAATGTGCCGTTTGCTAAGTTATCCAACGGCAATCAACGGAGACTGCAACTTGCTTCGGCTTTTCGCAATAATCCAAGTGTTGCAATTATCGATGAACCAACAAACTACCTTGACCTTGATGCTATTGAATCCTTGGAATCAGCACTTCAGGATTGGGGTGGGACCTTAGTTCTAGCAACTCATGACCCTTGGCTGATTAAGCACTGGCATGGCGCACAGCACATTGAATTAGCAGGCTAGATCCATAAAGCCAAAGCACTATTTCCAGCAAAAATGATATACTTCCTGCCATTAGAGAAAATGTAAATTTATTCATTACTTCTGATAACTTTCAAGAATCCACCTCGAAAGTATGAGCCTGTATATGAGCACTCTAATCCGGGCAAAAGACTCTTTACCTATGGTCTCTCTGGCGTGCCTATTTGTGTTCTTGCTTCTTGATGAGAACTTTAGAAACTCCCGCCCCAGTATTATATTTGTCAGTCTAATCGCTATTGTATGCGGATTAAAAACTCCAAAAATGGCCGGAGTCTTTTTCTGCTTAATTTTTCTCTGCCTTTGCCACGATGGAAGCACAAGAAACATTGTTAGTGTGCTGGGCGCGGTTGCCATAGTCGGCCTTATCGCCTATCGGGGACATCTTTTCAGCGCTGTGGCAATTGGTATATTCGGCCGCAGCCGCTCCAACCAAGATAATTGCTGACGCGCGGAGACCTGAATAAAAGCACCACTTAAGTTAGCTGCGATCTCGCGGTTGTTTAGGGTCACCGGCCCACGCGCAGGGTCCATCACGTAGCTTTTAGTCAAACCAACTCGCAGCACAATAAAGTGCCCTTTGCGTTGATGCGCGATAAGCAAGGTTCCTAATTGCTTCAGCTTGTGCAGTTTTTCAGGAGGTGCCTAAAAACCATTGATATCAACGCCGTGGTCCTTCTCATAGTTACGCAGTTCAGCGAAGGCAAACCCGTCGGCGTTGAGACGGTCATAATCGATAAGTTGAGCAACATTCACCTGCTTACTCAAGGAATCAAGAACTGAGGTATAGCACGCTAAAAGGCAATCTCTTCCGGTTTGCTGGTACACCGTCTTTGGCGTTGACAACATCTCATTTTCCTTCTCTGGACGCGCCAATAAATGCTTCCAACTCATCGAAACAGCGACAAAACCAATGCCTAAGCCAATCAACAATGGCAGCCAGCTCAGCAGCGAATAATCCGGAAACGGATACCCCACCGCTCCTGCGAACGGCAGGATGGGATTGTATTGGGCTACTTTTGAAGAACTGACCAAAATACCGAGCCCCACCAGCATAATTCCCAAACAAACAGTGAAACCTACACCAGTGTCTCGGATCCATGCATAGATAGCAAAACGAATAAGGCCCCAGGCAATAACCGCAAGAACATTGCGAAACGCAAAAATTGCTACCGGCGGAAACGAGTTTCCAAAGATCGCGCCATGACTTCCAAGAGCTGCGAGCCACCCAGCCAAAAGCGTTACTGAAAGAGCTGCACCAAAAACCCCAAAAACAACGATAAGTGCCGAGATTTTGCGTTGCGCATAACGTCCGCGAGATTTATAAAGCTGCACCACACCACCCTGGATCTCAGCTTTTGCTAACCCAGCAGCCAAAATTGAAACTATGATCGGGCCAAGCATTAAACAGTACAATTGTGTACATGCTGATATCCAGGTGCTTTGGGCGACTTGCTGTTGGTCTATTATATCGCCATTTGTGCCTATGAAACTATATCCCGTGCCATAGGCTACGAGCCCCAACAGTGCAAAACCTACGAAGTAAGCCCAAAGCGGACGTGCCTTTTTAATTTCCAACCAGTAAAAACGCATAACGTATCTATTCCTTCCCAATCCGGGACCGCAACAAAGCGAACAATCCAGTCGAAAATGCAAGCGCTACAACCAATGAAAGCAACAACCCCCACAATGCATTTGGATTCGGCTGAAATCCAAGCTCTATTTGGCTCAAATCGACGTCATAAAAAGGTCGACTAATAAGCAATGATCCCGGCGGAAGCAGCGCCCATATTAGGGAAAACGAGATATTCAGAGCGAAGCTGATCACTAAAAGAATAACAGCCGCAACGGCCGACGGCACCAAGCCACCTAACATCAAATGCACGCATGAAATAACAAATAAAGTATACAGTGATGAAATAATAAGCGCAGTGAATACAACTAGCAGTGGGGCCGCCTCTGCAATCGAATAAAATGCGGAAACCATCACCACTACCACCAGCGTGTAACCAATAGCCCACAACGCCAACCACAGAAAGCAAATCCCTAATTTCACAGCTAAAAGCTGTGAAATTTTTCCCTTCCTAGCATGAACTAAGCTCCAGATTCCATTTTCTTGTTCTTCTGTGAGAAATATCTGCACATACGTAAAAACGACCAGAGGAAGAACAATTAACACCATTACGGCACTTTGATTAATCATCGCTTGAGAGGTGTCAGAATGTGGAAAGTCACTTTTACGCAAGTAAACATTGGCGATCCCCATCCAAACCGCAGACACAGCAATCAAAATCGCAGTGGTGACGAGTCCTTTTCGTATACGGAATGCTTGTTTAGTGAGCACTGTGTCCTCCCGCCGTGAGTTCGAAGAATTTTTCTTCTAAAGACGGTGCTTTTACATAAGCGCCAGTGATTGGTATTCCTCGTGACGTCAGCTCAGCAATGAAAGCCGAGACATCAACATTGTGCTGGATCCAATACTTATTTCGAGCAATTTCACTGAACTGAACATGGGAATTTTGAAGCAGCGATATCAACTGTTCTGGGTGTGAGGTTTCAACAATGAACTTTTCATCAGCCAATAACTGCTGAATCGGTCCGGAATAGCAGATTTTTCCAGAATCAAGTATGCCGACATGGGTAGCCACATTCTGCATCTCGGAAAGGATGTGACTTGAAACCATTACCGTAACATCACGTTTACCTGGTAGTTCTCGTATAAGGTGGCGCATTTCCACGACGCCTTGAGGGTCTAGACCATTCGTAGGTTCATCTAGAATAAGAAACGCTGGATCCCCCATTAATGCCACTGCGATACCAAAACGTTGCTTCATTCCCAGCGAATAATTTTTAAGAGGCCTGGTTATTGAGGGGTCAAGCCCGACGTCCCGCAAAAGCGCACCGTAATCCTGTTCAGGAATCCCAAAAATAGCCGCCAAATAACTAAGATTCTCTTGGCCGCTCAAGGCAGGATAAAATTTCGGATTTTCTATGAGCGAGCCGACCCGTTCGAGAGTTCCCTCTTGCCCATTTGGAGAAACATAGTTAAAGGAGCCGGTGTCAAAATTCATAATGTTTACCAGCCCCTTCATGAGTGTACTTTTACCCGCTCCATTGACCCCTAGCAGCGCGTACACAGTTTTTTCCGGGATGGAAATACTCACATCTTGCAGCACAGAATGCTTACCAAATTTTTTAGAAACAGAATTGATGTTAAGTGCGTAAGCCATAAAATCGTATTCCTTTACCATTCAGGAATGATCGTTCCGTTGTAGCCTTGAGTTCCTAGTGCGCAGAGAATACCAGCGGATCCAACAAGTAAACCCTTAGAATGCTTCGATATTCCCGTGGCTGTTTTCATATCTTCGACTGAAAAGCGGGCTGCCAGTGATTGCTTAAAGTGTTGGGCAGTGTAGGCAAGTTCATGTTTATGGGATCTCAAATGATCGCTGAGAAATTCAAAGATCAAAATCGAACCCGAAATACCATGACAAATACAATCATTCCCCAAGGTATTCTCATTGCGTATCAAATTGGGGATCTGTCGCCGCAGATCCTTTAACGCTACCGCTTCTGCACTGCGGAGTGTGGTTTGAGCGACAATAGCTCTAGCGATGAGCGCGCCACCCGAACCATTGCACCATTGTAGCGAATCTACGTCTTGCTCGAAGCGAACGTCCAAAAGGCAGCCTTTGCCAATTTCCTCTTCATACTGCAATAGTTTCAGTATCGCTTCTTCCATATAGGGAGTTCCGGGGTGGAATCGCTCGTACTGGGCTAGAGTCGCAATGACCCCCGAAGCGCCATGTGCAAAACTCACGTTCCCAACTAAATATTTTTGCTTGACGAGTTTAGAAATATCCGAATCGCAGATCATCGAAATCATGTTATCGCCAGCTTTTCCACGCCTTTGCTCGGTGAATTTGCGCGAGCGAAAAGTATACCTGGAGTCCCTGTCAGCATGTCCAACGAATCTGCACAGCTGCCGAAGTTGGAATTGCATGTATCCATTAAATCTTCAAGGATATCGGCAACTTCAAAGTATTTTTGTGCCTGTAGCCTGCCCAAAGCCGCAACTTCACCGAGTACACCAAAAAGTCCTTTATAGTACCCGACTTGCAGATCACTGGGATTATTCAATTGATCACGGACGGCATTTTGAAGCAAATCGGCATAGCAATCCACATCTTCGCGAGCTAATAGACCTGTCTTGCGCAGAGCTTTGACCACGCCAGCTGTACCCATGCATACATCATTTGGGATCGTCGCAACTATTACATTTTCATCCATATCAACCGTGACAGAAATCCACGCTCTACTATCGTCCACTGGTAAATGAATTAAGTCTGCTTCGAGTTGATTAGTGATGTTCGTTGTAGCAGATTCGAGGGTTAACCCTTCATCTAAACATCCATTCGCACGAAGATAGAACAAAACAAAAGGTGCCCAGCTCATTAAAGCTGGGCACCTTAAACGCCGATTGGCCTATTCGGAACGGCGTTTACGAACTACGATAATCGCACCGATTGCAGTAATCACTAAACCTACAAGCACCAAGGTGATAACACTGGCACCCGTATTTGCAAGGGTTGGTGCTGCTTTGGCATTCGGGACCGCGCCGTTGCCTTGACCCTTTGGATCTCCATTGCCTTGGCCTTGTGGAGCTGGGTCAGCTGCTTTTGGATTTCCGTTGCCTTGACCCTTTGGATCTCCATTGCCTTGGCCTTGTGGAGCTGGGTCAGCTGCTTTTGGATCTCCATTGCCTTGGCCTTCTGGAGCGGGATCGTTGCTCCCACTTGCAGATCCAGTTTGTGAGGAGCCTGCTGCAGCTAAAGCACCAAGCAATAATCCACCTGCAGCAAGGGTTACGAGTGCTGCACCAGTACCACAACCACCGCCGGAGCTACCAGCGCCTTCCTCGCATCCCCCTCCATTTCCACCGCTGCTGCCAAAATCGAGGGATCCGATAAAGCCCCCGCCGCCGCCTGCTCGACGTTCCCATTCATTGGCAACACGAACTGTTTGTGCCCGATCGTTGATATCGGTGTGTTCTGCGATCAGATTGCCGTTTTCGTCGTATGCCCATTCGAATACTACGAGGGTTTTTCCGGAGTAGCCTTCTGGAACATCAAACTGTACTTCAACCTGCCCATCAGGAGCTGTCGGTACGAGCTCTTTTTCAGATTTGATTCCGGTACCTTCACCGGTTTCTTTATCCATAAGCTCGCCTTTGATGATGTACTTCTTGCCCACAATTAGGCCAGAATATTCAACAACATCAACAATGGTGCCGCCTTCAGGCGCTAGGACTTTATCAGCATCACGTTGATCTGAGGCTGAAGTCTTAATGGATACGTTTGTGCCTTCCCAACGTACAGTGAACTCTTCTGTCTTACGAACAACATCATTGTGAGTAACAATAAGGGTTTGTCCGTGTGTCCCGTCATCCTTTGGCGTCACAACAAGTGCACCTGAGATTGCGTCACCTTCGGACGATGCAGTGATTTTTGCTTCTCCCTCAGACTCATCAACTTTCAAATAGAATTCGGTGCCCGGACGGATATCAGAAGCTTCTATTGGATTGCCGTCAGCATCAACGATCGTTCCATTATCAGTCGTGATCTTTAAGGCAGCAGCGTTGGTCTCGAACTTCAATGGTCCCATAACACCATTTGGTTGACGGGTAGCCTTGGAGTCATCCATTTGGATGGAAAGATCAAGTGTGGACGTTTCAGCACGACCAACATTTGCTGCGCCTGTGAGATATTCATAGAGTTTGAACTCACCAGCTTTGAGAGCGGCATTGTCAGTTGCAATACCTTTATACTCAAACTCATCGGCCAATAGGCTCCAGATTGCGCCTTGGGTCTGAGCAATAGCAGCTTGCTCTGTAAGCTCCTCTGCGGATGCCCCGACAGTTGCACGAAGTTGATCAATAGAAACCGCAGGATAGCTGTTTGCCGCAATCCAGTTCACCTTATGCCGGATAGCTTCATCAGTCTTAAACTTATTACTGCCTGGGAATTCATCCCACTTTACAGTCTTTGCCTTATCGGAGTACACAACATTGACGTTGTACTCGATGCAATATGCCTCGCGGGTGGTACCGCCAGATTCAATATTAAATAGGCGCGTCATGATACGTCGATCATTGCCCCAGCTAATACTGAGGCCTTCCTGACCGCCGGATACCTTGACCTGAGCACCCAGCTCCTGCGCACGTGCGGCAGGAACAACGGTGACAACGCCAAGCACTAATGCCAGCGCTGACAGGAATGCGAATATGTAGCGACTCTTCTTTAAATGTAAAAGCATTTGGCCCATCATTCTCGATTAGCAACACGTTAAAACGCATTACGGTGGATCGAATTAATTTGAAAACGAGCACTTTATGAGAAATTAAAAAACCAGCTCATTCTTTAAGAAAATCGCCAGTATCACATTTCGAACCCGCCTCACCCGCTGACGGTAGCACGGTCCCTATCCTCTAAAGCAACTATTAGGCAGGAGTCACAATATTTATTTTTTAGTTACCCAAGGCTGCAAGCGTTCTAGCTCGCAAAAGTCGCCAGATTACTACATACATTCAGTAGCGCGCATCCCCTTTTTGGGGCTACGTATATCCCCCTCTGTACTGCGATTACATGATAGGACATGCGCTTCCAATGATTGCCGCACGCAACCAGAAAAGCACTTTAATAGCCCCATTATTAGGGGCGCCAGACCTGCAGAGTAGCGCCCTAAACACTTTCATTAAGAGCCAATTGGTTACCGTTTTGCTACATTATCAACGAATTATTTCTATGAATTACCCACCCTGAAAGCTTACATTTTCTTAATGTGTTCGCATGTCAACTACATCAAATTCACTGCAAGGTGAATAGTTACGTAGCATTTTCGCGATCGTAAATAAGGAAAATTAGATCAAGCATTAATCCATAGGGCCAAATATACCGGTAGGTTTTTCGCAAGAAGTTAAGGTCCTAAAACGCTCATTTAGCTGAATAAATTGATCGTATGTTCAAGATGCGTGAGAGAACATCAGAAAAAAGGGCACCTAACATCCCGAATAAGATATAGGTGCCCCTATCAGCAAGAACGCTACTTCTACTCGTTCTCCTCCCAATTCAAAGTACGCTCCACGGCTTTATTCCATTCAGTGTAAAGACGTTCTACTTCACCGCTATCCATTTTCGGCTTCCATACGCGATCAATTCCGCCTTGCTCTTTAAGCTGCTCCAATGAATCCCAGAAACCAACTGCTAATCCAGCTGCAAATGCAGTACCTAACGCAGTAGTTTCAATGATCTTTGGGCGCACCACGTTTGTGCCAAGGATGTCCGATTGAAATTGCATAAGGAGCTCATTCATGACCATGCCACCGTCTACTTTGAGGTCAGTAATCGGCACTCCCGAATCTGCGACCATTGCGTCTGCTACTTCACGGGTTTGGTATGCGGTAGCTTCAAGTACAGCCCGGGCGAAGTGATTACGGTTAGCAAATCGAGTCAATCCTACGATCACGCCTCGTGCGTCCGGACGCCACCTTGGCGCGAATAAACCAGAGAATGCTGGCACGATATATACACCGCCATTATCGGGAACAGATCGTGCCATATTTTCAATAGCAGGGGCGTTTGGAATGATCTGTAGGTTGTCGCGCAGCCACTGCACAAGTGAGCCACCCATCGAAACCGAACCTTCAAGAGCATACACCGGTTTTTGCCCTTGGATCTGGTAACAGACCGTAGTTATAAGGCCATGATCGCTCCACTTTGGTGTCGTTCCAGTGTTAAGCAATAGGAATAATCCCGTGCCGTAAGTATTCTTGGCGTCTCCGGGCCGGAAGCATGCTTGTCCAAACATTGCGGCTTGTTGATCGCCAAAAACACCGCGGATTGGCACGGATGATAATGTACCGCGTTGACGTACTTGCCCAAAGTCTCCAACTGACGGACGTATCTCTGGGAGCATCGACATGGGGATACCAAGCTCGCTGCAAATATCTTCATCCCAACGAAGTGTCTGAAGATCCATAAGTAATGTTCGAGAGGCATTAGTAACGTCTGTCACATGCAGTGCAGGTTCCCCTTGATCGCCTTCCGCGCCACCAGTCAGATTCCAAAGGAGCCAAGTATCAATAGTTCCAAAGAGTAGGTCACCAGCTTCTGCGCGTTCCCGAGCGCCGTCAACATTATCTAGAATCCATTTTATTTTCGGCCCAGAGGGATAGGAGTTGATCAAAAGACCAGTGGTAGCGCGCCAACGATCTACACCATGATCTTTTGAGAGTTCATCACATATCTTATTCGTGCGGGTATCTTGCCATACGATGGCGTTATACACCGGCTTACCTGTGTTTTTATCCCAGACAATAGTGGTTTCACGCTGGTTCGTAATACCCAGAGCAACAATGTCTTCCCTAGCGACGTCGCTATCAGCCAAGGCGGCACCAACCGCGCGGCGAGTATTGTCCCAAATTT contains the following coding sequences:
- a CDS encoding ATP-binding cassette domain-containing protein, whose product is MSAVSCLRFSSVTFGYLAARVFEQVSFHCGPGERICVIGPNGAGKTTLLRLAANLLQPDSGVITRPDGVIGYYPADHTDCTVQEVLNYSCKEQLAVQQRFSELTALLASGDSIAQQQIADEYDTALTQMNALDVWDLPSNLARLLHSFGLSEVDPSRNVSSLSPGQQARLQLTTLFLSRPALMLLDEPTNHADKKSRAFLIEELLKTDCPVLFTSHDRDFINSVATSILDLDTEPWAALLLAQGNPLDNGVFQCAGNYYEFLLWKTTARKAHTEIYSAQQAYKQQLIWHIHASETIGHKDWKPRSESRVSRKFYADRNQKASTRRLLNDAVRLDRHSQLEVRKPRYTETTIKLPTPSVGEHIAVSVREVYVPKRLQAVSFELADGEHLLITGPNASGKSTLLRWLATGRQPLGAEGSMFIAGTIGYMPQSLPVSGLENELTNEQKKGFLHPKFWNVPFAKLSNGNQRRLQLASAFRNNPSVAIIDEPTNYLDLDAIESLESALQDWGGTLVLATHDPWLIKHWHGAQHIELAG
- a CDS encoding ABC transporter ATP-binding protein, which codes for MAYALNINSVSKKFGKHSVLQDVSISIPEKTVYALLGVNGAGKSTLMKGLVNIMNFDTGSFNYVSPNGQEGTLERVGSLIENPKFYPALSGQENLSYLAAIFGIPEQDYGALLRDVGLDPSITRPLKNYSLGMKQRFGIAVALMGDPAFLILDEPTNGLDPQGVVEMRHLIRELPGKRDVTVMVSSHILSEMQNVATHVGILDSGKICYSGPIQQLLADEKFIVETSHPEQLISLLQNSHVQFSEIARNKYWIQHNVDVSAFIAELTSRGIPITGAYVKAPSLEEKFFELTAGGHSAH
- a CDS encoding lanthionine synthetase LanC family protein is translated as MICDSDISKLVKQKYLVGNVSFAHGASGVIATLAQYERFHPGTPYMEEAILKLLQYEEEIGKGCLLDVRFEQDVDSLQWCNGSGGALIARAIVAQTTLRSAEAVALKDLRRQIPNLIRNENTLGNDCICHGISGSILIFEFLSDHLRSHKHELAYTAQHFKQSLAARFSVEDMKTATGISKHSKGLLVGSAGILCALGTQGYNGTIIPEW
- a CDS encoding VaFE repeat-containing surface-anchored protein, whose protein sequence is MLLHLKKSRYIFAFLSALALVLGVVTVVPAARAQELGAQVKVSGGQEGLSISWGNDRRIMTRLFNIESGGTTREAYCIEYNVNVVYSDKAKTVKWDEFPGSNKFKTDEAIRHKVNWIAANSYPAVSIDQLRATVGASAEELTEQAAIAQTQGAIWSLLADEFEYKGIATDNAALKAGEFKLYEYLTGAANVGRAETSTLDLSIQMDDSKATRQPNGVMGPLKFETNAAALKITTDNGTIVDADGNPIEASDIRPGTEFYLKVDESEGEAKITASSEGDAISGALVVTPKDDGTHGQTLIVTHNDVVRKTEEFTVRWEGTNVSIKTSASDQRDADKVLAPEGGTIVDVVEYSGLIVGKKYIIKGELMDKETGEGTGIKSEKELVPTAPDGQVEVQFDVPEGYSGKTLVVFEWAYDENGNLIAEHTDINDRAQTVRVANEWERRAGGGGGFIGSLDFGSSGGNGGGCEEGAGSSGGGCGTGAALVTLAAGGLLLGALAAAGSSQTGSASGSNDPAPEGQGNGDPKAADPAPQGQGNGDPKGQGNGNPKAADPAPQGQGNGDPKGQGNGAVPNAKAAPTLANTGASVITLVLVGLVITAIGAIIVVRKRRSE
- the glpK gene encoding glycerol kinase GlpK, giving the protein MASFDNKYVAAIDQGTTSTRCIIFNHDGNIVAVGQFEHEQIFPQKGWVEHDPLEIWDNTRRAVGAALADSDVAREDIVALGITNQRETTIVWDKNTGKPVYNAIVWQDTRTNKICDELSKDHGVDRWRATTGLLINSYPSGPKIKWILDNVDGARERAEAGDLLFGTIDTWLLWNLTGGAEGDQGEPALHVTDVTNASRTLLMDLQTLRWDEDICSELGIPMSMLPEIRPSVGDFGQVRQRGTLSSVPIRGVFGDQQAAMFGQACFRPGDAKNTYGTGLFLLLNTGTTPKWSDHGLITTVCYQIQGQKPVYALEGSVSMGGSLVQWLRDNLQIIPNAPAIENMARSVPDNGGVYIVPAFSGLFAPRWRPDARGVIVGLTRFANRNHFARAVLEATAYQTREVADAMVADSGVPITDLKVDGGMVMNELLMQFQSDILGTNVVRPKIIETTALGTAFAAGLAVGFWDSLEQLKEQGGIDRVWKPKMDSGEVERLYTEWNKAVERTLNWEENE